The following are encoded in a window of Mycobacteroides chelonae CCUG 47445 genomic DNA:
- a CDS encoding sensor histidine kinase, producing the protein MATLRMRRPTSAMFSPLRATSSSVSLRWRVMLLAMSMVAMVVVLMAVASYLLVSTALYRDVDKQLNDRANLLIGSGLLSVDPRRAIEGTAYSADVNAKLIFPGLITFSATQQGQIIPYGAPEQAVTRGELEQSLRTVNHQRVLALRLDNGSTLIMAKSLDPTDTVLRRLGWVLLIVGGVGVAVAAAAGAVVAGTGLRPVARLTDAAERVARTDDLRPIAVTGSDELARLTISFNTMLRALAESRDRQARLVTDAGHELRTPLTSLRTNTELLMAAMQPGAPRLPDEEMEALQLDVIAQIEELSTLVGDLVDLARGDGADIVHEPVDLVEVVEGTLERVRRRRNDIEFDVVMQPWQVYGDAAGLSRAVLNLLDNAAKWSPSGTTVSVRLAQVDAAHAELVISDRGPGIPPAERDLVFERFYRATPARGMPGSGLGLAIVKQVVLKHGGAIKVEETEPGAVVDGSPAPGTSMHVLLPGRPGPIGHPDGGGAAGRRKSAPNAREISVDSQSAPAAWHPS; encoded by the coding sequence ATGGCGACACTACGGATGCGCAGACCGACGTCTGCAATGTTCTCTCCACTACGGGCAACCAGCTCATCGGTATCGCTGCGCTGGCGCGTGATGCTGCTTGCGATGTCGATGGTGGCGATGGTCGTGGTGCTGATGGCCGTGGCTTCATACCTGTTGGTGTCCACGGCGTTGTATCGCGATGTCGACAAGCAGCTCAACGATCGTGCCAACCTGCTTATCGGCAGTGGGTTGCTGTCGGTGGACCCACGTCGCGCAATCGAAGGGACCGCGTACTCCGCCGATGTCAACGCCAAGCTGATCTTTCCGGGGCTCATCACGTTCTCGGCGACACAGCAGGGACAGATCATTCCCTATGGCGCTCCCGAGCAGGCGGTGACCCGCGGCGAGCTGGAGCAGTCGCTGCGCACCGTCAATCATCAACGCGTGCTTGCACTTAGGCTCGACAATGGCAGCACGCTGATCATGGCGAAATCGCTCGACCCCACCGATACCGTGCTACGCCGACTGGGCTGGGTGTTGCTGATTGTCGGCGGCGTGGGCGTGGCGGTAGCGGCAGCCGCTGGAGCCGTGGTGGCCGGCACCGGGTTGCGGCCGGTGGCCAGGCTCACCGATGCCGCCGAACGCGTAGCCCGAACAGATGATCTGCGCCCCATTGCCGTCACCGGCAGCGACGAATTGGCGCGGCTCACAATCAGTTTCAACACCATGTTGCGGGCCCTGGCTGAGTCCCGAGACCGCCAGGCACGTCTGGTGACCGACGCGGGTCACGAGCTGCGCACGCCGCTGACCTCGTTGCGCACCAATACCGAGCTACTGATGGCCGCCATGCAACCGGGCGCCCCCCGCCTACCCGACGAGGAAATGGAAGCGCTGCAACTCGATGTGATCGCCCAGATCGAGGAATTGTCCACCTTGGTAGGCGATTTGGTCGATCTGGCGCGTGGTGACGGTGCCGACATCGTGCATGAGCCGGTAGACCTGGTCGAGGTGGTCGAGGGCACTTTGGAACGAGTCCGCCGCCGCCGCAATGACATCGAATTCGACGTCGTCATGCAGCCGTGGCAGGTCTACGGAGACGCGGCAGGACTTTCGCGCGCGGTTCTCAATCTGCTCGACAACGCGGCGAAGTGGAGCCCATCGGGTACCACGGTGTCGGTGCGGTTGGCCCAGGTGGACGCGGCGCACGCCGAGCTGGTGATCTCCGATCGTGGGCCCGGGATTCCGCCCGCCGAACGGGATCTGGTCTTCGAACGGTTCTACCGGGCCACCCCGGCCCGGGGAATGCCGGGATCGGGTTTGGGGTTGGCCATCGTGAAGCAAGTTGTGCTCAAACATGGTGGCGCGATCAAGGTCGAGGAGACGGAACCCGGTGCGGTGGTCGACGGCAGTCCGGCCCCGGGTACGTCGATGCACGTGCTCCTTCCGGGCCGTCCCGGACCCATCGGGCACCCCGACGGGGGTGGCGCCGCCGGGCGCCGGAAGTCTGCGCCAAACGCGAGGGAGATCTCAGTGGATTCTCAGTCCGCTCCGGCAGCGTGGCACCCGAGCTAG
- a CDS encoding S1C family serine protease, which yields MTNDPHGNWAYRPSGHYSGQQAPTHHAQSGHHYQGQAYGYSPQQPPNQQRPPQPQNQAPRGKRSGGLVVGATVLALVSGGLGGTVGAVVADRQHKAPVVTSGSTGLTPIAPGRQPAAQQVSALPAGSVEQVAAKVLPSVVKLETIMGRSSEEGSGVILSADGLVLTNAHVVQAAGEPGAKTTATIAGGKNSPFTVVGIDPATDIAVIRITGASGLTPVALGSSANLVVGQSVVAIGSPLGLDGTVTTGIVSSLNRPVFTAGQAGNQDTVLDAIQTDAAINPGNSGGALVNLNGELVGINSAIATMGGDSSGETQGGSIGLGFAIPVDQAKRVADQLIANGHATHASLGVRVGNEKEIQGAKIVEVVAGGAAEKAGVPNGSVVTKVDNRPVNSADGLVAAVRSKAPGDKVTLTYTDGNGGPEKTVDVTLGEVAR from the coding sequence ATGACCAACGACCCCCACGGCAATTGGGCCTACCGGCCGTCCGGTCACTACTCCGGGCAACAAGCGCCGACGCATCATGCGCAGTCCGGCCACCACTATCAGGGCCAGGCATACGGATACTCGCCGCAGCAGCCGCCGAATCAGCAGCGTCCCCCTCAGCCGCAGAATCAAGCGCCCCGGGGGAAGCGCAGCGGTGGGCTCGTGGTGGGTGCGACCGTCCTGGCCCTGGTCTCCGGTGGGCTGGGCGGAACCGTGGGTGCCGTCGTCGCCGACCGCCAACACAAGGCGCCCGTCGTCACCAGCGGCAGCACCGGCTTGACGCCTATCGCTCCGGGCCGTCAGCCTGCCGCGCAACAGGTGTCCGCGCTGCCCGCGGGATCGGTGGAACAGGTTGCGGCCAAGGTGCTTCCGAGTGTCGTCAAGCTCGAAACGATCATGGGTCGTTCGAGTGAAGAGGGATCAGGGGTCATCCTCTCGGCCGACGGTTTGGTGCTTACCAACGCGCACGTCGTTCAGGCGGCGGGCGAACCCGGCGCCAAGACCACCGCCACCATCGCGGGCGGCAAGAACTCGCCCTTCACCGTGGTGGGGATCGATCCCGCCACCGACATCGCCGTGATCCGGATCACCGGCGCTTCGGGCCTGACGCCCGTCGCACTCGGCTCGTCCGCGAATCTTGTTGTGGGGCAGTCGGTTGTCGCGATCGGTTCTCCGTTGGGTCTGGACGGCACGGTGACCACAGGCATCGTCAGCTCGCTGAACCGCCCCGTATTCACCGCGGGACAGGCAGGTAACCAGGACACCGTGCTGGACGCCATCCAGACCGATGCCGCGATCAACCCGGGTAACTCCGGTGGTGCGCTGGTCAACCTGAACGGCGAGCTGGTGGGCATCAACTCCGCCATCGCGACCATGGGTGGAGATTCCAGCGGCGAGACACAAGGTGGATCCATCGGCCTGGGCTTTGCGATTCCGGTCGACCAAGCCAAGCGGGTCGCCGATCAACTGATCGCCAACGGCCACGCCACCCACGCTTCCCTGGGAGTTCGGGTTGGCAATGAGAAGGAGATCCAGGGCGCCAAGATCGTCGAGGTGGTTGCCGGTGGTGCCGCCGAGAAGGCCGGAGTGCCCAACGGGTCGGTCGTCACGAAGGTGGACAACCGCCCGGTGAACAGCGCCGACGGACTTGTAGCCGCAGTGCGTTCCAAGGCGCCGGGCGACAAGGTGACCCTGACGTACACCGATGGCAACGGCGGCCCGGAGAAGACCGTGGATGTGACATTGGGTGAGGTCGCCCGATGA
- a CDS encoding MogA/MoaB family molybdenum cofactor biosynthesis protein, giving the protein MTQMSLRAVTVASMTELEVLPVGRSLVVIVNDRTAHGDQDTSGPLVTELLSEAGIVVDGVVAVEGDLTEIQNAVNTAVIGGVDLVVTVGGTGVTPRDVTPEATQPLLDRELLGIAEAIRSSGLAAGVTEAGLSRGVAGISGSTLVVNIAGTRAAVRDGMATVTPMAIQIIEQLSSLEI; this is encoded by the coding sequence ATGACTCAGATGTCCCTGCGAGCCGTTACGGTTGCTTCCATGACAGAGCTTGAGGTGCTACCGGTGGGGCGATCTCTGGTCGTCATCGTCAACGACAGAACGGCCCACGGCGACCAGGACACCAGTGGTCCGCTGGTCACTGAGCTGCTCTCGGAGGCCGGGATTGTGGTCGACGGTGTGGTGGCGGTCGAGGGAGACCTGACCGAGATTCAGAACGCGGTCAACACCGCGGTCATCGGCGGTGTGGATCTCGTGGTGACCGTGGGTGGCACCGGCGTCACCCCGCGTGATGTCACCCCTGAGGCCACTCAGCCGCTGCTCGACCGCGAGCTGCTCGGGATCGCTGAGGCCATCCGGTCGTCGGGGCTTGCGGCGGGTGTCACCGAGGCTGGTCTGTCACGCGGCGTGGCGGGTATTTCGGGAAGCACCCTGGTGGTCAACATTGCGGGAACGCGTGCTGCGGTGCGCGATGGAATGGCCACGGTGACACCGATGGCGATTCAGATCATCGAGCAGCTATCGAGTCTGGAGATTTGA
- a CDS encoding MspA family porin, with translation MTLVALFATAATAHAGLDDELTLVDGKGRTLRIQQWDTFLNGVFPLDRNRLTREWFHSGRAVYEVTGPGADAFEGTLELGYQVGYPWSLGVGLNFNYTTPNTSILYGIPNAFGGNPEASYIQTTNLLPSAGINVDLGNGPGIQEVATFSVAIAGPKGAVAVSNAHGTVTGAAGGVLLRPYARLISSAGDSVTTYGETWDMK, from the coding sequence ATGACTCTTGTTGCTCTCTTTGCGACGGCGGCGACGGCGCATGCGGGTTTGGATGATGAGCTGACGCTGGTTGATGGCAAGGGTCGGACGCTGCGGATTCAGCAGTGGGACACGTTCTTGAATGGTGTGTTTCCGCTCGACCGCAACCGCCTCACCCGTGAGTGGTTTCATTCGGGCCGTGCGGTCTATGAGGTGACTGGCCCTGGAGCCGATGCGTTCGAGGGCACCTTGGAGCTGGGTTATCAGGTGGGTTACCCCTGGTCGCTGGGTGTGGGGTTGAACTTCAACTACACGACCCCCAATACCTCGATTCTTTACGGTATTCCGAACGCCTTCGGTGGAAATCCGGAAGCCTCCTACATTCAGACCACCAACCTGTTGCCTTCGGCGGGTATCAATGTTGACTTGGGCAACGGCCCTGGCATCCAGGAAGTGGCGACGTTCTCTGTGGCGATCGCGGGCCCTAAGGGTGCCGTTGCGGTCAGTAATGCGCATGGCACGGTGACCGGTGCGGCCGGTGGTGTGCTGCTGCGTCCCTACGCCCGGTTGATCAGTAGCGCTGGTGACAGTGTCACCACCTACGGCGAAACCTGGGACATGAAGTAG